The genomic interval ATAGAGGAATTTCCTTAGCTTTTTGAGGAGGTTGGGGGAGAGGCTAGGGAAAGTTGGACTCTTAATGGTAAGTAGAATGAGCAGGAGTTAAAGATGGGGCTTGGGGAGAATATGTCCTGCAAAGGGTTTGTTGGAAGGTCCTGACACTTCTGGCCTAGTCCTCATGAATTGCCTAATGCTGGTCTCTaaatcctgaattttttttttcttttttttgtggtactggagattgaacccagggccctgtgcatgcgaggcagacactctactgactgagctatatatccccagcctcctaaATCCTGAATTCTTATTGGTGTCCATTCCTTTTATTCTTCATCCACCTTTGGGTTCTCCTGATCCTAGATGATGAGTACCTATGTCTAGAAATCATAAGATGCTCCACAGATACAGAGAGCTCTGACACACTGCTTTTGtaaattgaaaagaatatatattattacatagaGACTTGTTGCAAAAACCAAACAGCATACCTATATATGATTTGGAATACCTTGTAACATCTCCCACTCTTCTAAAACAACTGCTCTTTAGGATTTTGGGGCATAGATCTTTTCTGTGCCTTTTCTTGTGTCTTTGTACATTTGTGTGTTTTatgctatatataaatatatttttataaaaattaggtAATGCCTTACATTTTCTGGctcatttttctttccagttcACATATATGGAAGTCTTTTTGTATCTTCATTATGGATCTGCCACTTTCTTTTAGAGGTCTGCATGATATTCTATTTAAACATCATCAATCCCTTATCAATCAACATTTCATATTGTTTTGGGTCTAGTACTTCTAGTATATTCTGTAAAGTCTAAGCTTTGAGGGTGAATAGGTGAAAAATCTGTGAAAACTTTTTAGTTAGGGAATTTTTAGGACTCAGGGtatcaataaaatattgtcaATTAGGTTTGTGTTTGACTGTCAGGTAATTCCCTAGAAGAATCTGGGAGAACTTGTTTATAGTAGCCCAAGTTGTTGCTTTCAGTGTGAGGCCTCAAAATCTGTCTTCCTGCTGTGCCTTGTAGAGTCACTGTGTTCCCTTCTCAGGTATTCCTTTCATTCCATGCCATATGATGCTTTACTTCTCTGATAAGGTAGAGGCTAGGTTGTTAGCCATTTCCAGACAAGAAATAAGTCTGCCTAGAACTTTTTATCTATAGAACATGGTAGATTAGTTCACTTAACTCAACCTTTGGGCTTTGCAGGTGAGCTACGGCATCTACGGGAGGAGATTTCCTTGTTAGAGCGTGAGAAAGAAAGTGAACTTAAAGAAATAGAACAGGAGTTGCAGTTGGCCCAGACCGAGATCCAGAATCTGCGGCAAGCTGCAGCAGATTCTGCGAGTGAACATGAGAGTGACATGGCATCCCTGCAGGAGGATCTCTGCCGAATGCAGAATGAACTTGAGGACATGGAACGCATTCGTGGGGACTACGAGATGGAGATTGCCTCGCTCCGTgcagaaatggaaacaaagacctcTGAATCAACCAGTAGTCCTACGGACTTTAGTGGGTTGCAAGGTATGAGTGCAAGCCCTTCTCCTATTCTGTCAGCAAAGTCAAGCTGAGGAGAGATCATAGATAGGAAGATGGAGGAAGAGTTGTGTTATATCATGCATGGAAAACCTCTAAGGAAAAAAACTTCTAGACTGAATTCAAGACTGTAGTGTAGAAAAACTTacccaaatattttataagcaGTCCATGGTGGTGTAAGAAATGGTACCATGGAGATGTGCCCTGGGGATTCTTCCCCAGAGAGCCATTGGGTACTTGTTGATTTGACTATGGGAAAGCCCTTCCTGGGAAAGTGCCCAGTTCTGGGATGAGTGTACAAGGACTTGTCACCTTGGGGAACTCTTCCTGCTTATGTGGCATCGTGGCACTTTGCCTGAACCACTTTAGGGAGGCCTCCAGTTCTCCTTTCCAGGTCCCAGGATGCAATTCTTATGCTTCTTTAGCTTTCCCCAAAGTAGAAACTTTAGGGGGCAAAAAATCAGAGCACAAAACagctggagaggaagggaggttATTTCTAGTAATTCATGAGGTACGTGAAAGCTTCCAGTGCTGCTTTCAGATAGTCTCCAGCTAGTTGCTAAGATTCATGACATCAGAGTCTACCTTTATACTAGGCTAGATTTGTGATCTGAGTATGAAAGCCCTATATTTGGCCAGGTCAAGCAGAGGCAATGAACAAGGAATCAAAGAACTGCAAGTTTTCCCAGATATATGAAGGCTCTCAGAAGAGCCTTTGGCCTGGTAGTGCTGGGAGAGGGAGGCTAGCACAGAGGAAAGGCCTTTGCTGGAGTGAAACAAAccagagttcagaaataaagctCTACTCAATAGCTGGATGAACTTAGGTTATTCTCTCTCTAGAACCTCTATATCTGAGGTCTCCATATCTCCAGATTGGTTAATAAAACCTTAAAGATAGATGGGAttctgaaatagaaaaacaagcctagggaaaatgcagaaaataaagtaTAGAATTTAGGGAATAATAATATGCCAATATTGATTCCTTAGTCATGGCAAGTGTACCATGCTAATGTCATATGTTAGCATTTGAGGAGACTGGGTAAGAACTCTCCCAAGGAACTTGATACTATCTTCAGCTTTCctataaatctaataaaacttttccaaaattgaaagtttatttaaacgaaaaaaaaaacttacagggTTATTTCAGGGATTAAATGAAATGCCCATTTAAGACCAAAACCATCAAGTCTAATACTTAGCTCTATTAATTTTCAATCTGCACTATTGTAAGGACTTCTGATTGGAACAAAGAGGAAACATTGGAAATGACTGAAGTGTTGAACCTTCCAGCAGGTACTATAGGTACAATTAGAGCAAGTTTTTGTTCCTCAAATGTCAGTAGAATTAGTGTTCTAAGAtgattcttaattttgaaaagataaaatgtggTGTTTATATCATCACAGCATTAAAAATTGCTAACTGGTGCTTAAGGACATGTGCTGGAGCACTTCTCTTGTAATGCTTGAGAATGAGATAGGGCATGGTTGGAATGGGCTTTTCTGTCAGCAGATAAAAGGCCACTAGAAAGATTATTTGATCACATTTAGGCCAGTGTCTTCAGTGTGGTGataaaagaagtaaaggaaattCAAAATGCCTGGATGTATTTGAAAGGCAGGGACTGGCAGACTGATATCTAAAACTTCACACCTCCCAACTTTTTGTGCTAAAAGCATAGTAGGGAAGAAATCATAAAGTTAAGCAAGAACTTTATATATGATAAACCAAAACTTATTTAAACCCTCAAGAGCTCCTAAAAGCTTGGGGCTGAATATCAGTGCTCCCCTTACCCCTTAATGATCTCACGTCTTCCCCATTTGTTATCTGCAGAAGAATTACAGCAACTGCGGGACAGCTACCAATTCCTGAATGAGGAGTACCGGACCCTGAAGGAGAGCAACAGCAGCCTCACAGGGCAGCTAGCCCAGCTGGAGAGTGAGAGGTACAACCAGGAGGCAGGGGCACTGAAATTCTGTCTTGGGAATTCCCtgaaaggcagaggccagggtcATGAGTGTTCCTGTCTTCCCAGAGAGCCAGACCTTTCTGTGGTATCCCAAGAGTACAGAGACCATTTGGAAGCAAACATGGGATCCTACCCAATTGTCTCAGGACAAGAGTTCAGTGAatttgattttcttccattttcagcATTGCTCTGCCCTAGAGTAGATCAGAAGAGATTCCTTTGTTGTCCCCACAGACATGATTCAGTCTAATGGCACAAAGCCTCCAGGCTGTTAGCTGACTTGACACCAGGCCCATCCTTAAAACCAACTGGACCGGCACTCTTATGGTGTCTCAGAGCCAAACATGCCTCTGCAGATGAGGCTCTGGAGACTTTCTGTAATCTTCAAAACATGTTTATTTGAGGAGCGAATCACAATAGGTCTCTAACTATCTTTGGCCTAAACAGAAGGCCTTAGAACTGAGCACACTTGTATGATGATACGAGGCAGGGTTCCTCCAAACATGTCTGTGGGTTCTGGTTTTCAGGACACGAAAAGCAACAGAGAAGTGGCTGGAGTGTCAAACAGCAAAGAGTATGATATCGTCAGAGTCTCAGACCTCAGAAGTGGATTTCCTAGAGCCTGATCCTGAAATGCATTTGTTGCGCCAGCAGCTGCTAGATGCTGAGCAGCAGATGCATAACATGCAGAGTAAGGTAGGTCTCTTGAGGGTGGGGAAGCAAGCCCTTTCCACCCTTTCGTTTCACCTTCTCCTGGTCTATGGTAGGCACAGAGCTAATAAAGCAGGTGTGCACTGTGATAGTAGAGAGTGTTCTAGGGTCTTAATAACTTGCCTGATGTAAATATAGCCATATGCCACATAATGACATTTTGATCACTAACGGATTGCATAAACCATGGTGGTTCCATAACATTGTAATAGAGCTGAAAAAAATTCCTATCACCTACTACTGTGGTAGTGCAACACAGCATCATACTCATAGTGATGCTGGCATAAACAAACCGGCACTGCCATcctataaaaatacaacatatacAGGTACATACAGTACTTAATAATGATCATAAGTGCTTATgctactggtttatgtatttactatactgtatttttattattattttagagttaCTCTTCCtacttagaaaaataacaaaaaagtttttttatacAGTTTTCCATGTATTCCATGTTATTCAGCCTATTTATTGAATTGTTTTCTCTTGTGCTTCATTTGATCTTGATGTTTAATTCATCAGAGCCCTAGAAGCAATAGCCTATGccatatgtatatgtaccacatagCCTAGGTGTGTAATAGGCTATACCATTACAGTCTATGTAAATATAGtctgtgatgtttgcacaatgattCAATGGCCTAACAACACATTTCTGAGCATAAGTCCATGTTGTTAAGTTACACTTGACTATATTTCAAAGGAATGCATACTCTCCCCAAACGTATTCCTGGAGCACATATAACACTTGTCATAAATCAGCCTCCCTGTTTCATTTCTTGCACAGTGTAAGGAATTGTCTTGTGAGTTGCAAGAGCTACAGCATCATCGCCGTGTCAGCGAGGAGGAGCAGAAACGGCTGCAGAAAGAGCTCAAATGTGCCCAGAATGAGGTGCTTAGGTTTCAGTCATCTCACACGGTCATGCAGGTAAACACTGCCAGGGGAGGCACTTAGAAGGGTAGGAGGGCCTGCATGGAGTCACTGCTTCAGCAGAGGCTAAACAAAAAGAGCAAAAGGCAAAGGTCTGCTGACCCTTGCCCTACAATCAGGGTCCCAGACTACTGGAGAAGCCAGTTATAGAAGCCACACAGCATGGCATTCTAGAAATGGTGGTCATTGTTGAGTGTCTGCCTTGCCAAAGAAACCAAATCATAGACCCAGGGATCTTTTCAAGCCATCTGCCCCTGAAAAGGACCATAGTGACCTGAAGAGGGGTCTGCTATTTCCTGAGAGTGACTGttcctcccttaccctccccaCCAAGAATGAGGAGCTAAAGACCAGGCTCTGTGATCTGCAGAAAAAGTATGATGCCAGCCAGGACAAGCAGAGCGAGCTCTTGAAGGTGCAGGTGCAGCTTCAGACTGAGCTCAGGCAGCTTAAAGTCATGAAATCCACAATTATAGAGAGCCAAAGTGAGAAGGTAACAGCACCCAGAGGTTAGGGAATGATCCAGAGTATTTGTCTGAGGTCTTGGAAAGGTAAATAAAGAGTAAAGTTTCAAATAAGTCCAGCCATTGCCTAGGCAGTACCACATGTgaatatccccaacccctttcaAGTGCTGCCTTAGGTCAGAGGACAAGCagaaagtgaagggagggaggagtaATTGCATAGCCTGTCAGTGGCTGAGAGAATCAGGCAGAAGGGCAGGAGGTTATGGACCCTGCAGTGCTGCCCAGAGCCCCCTGCACTGCAGGAGTTACTATGCCGGCTCCAGAAGATGCAAGTCCAACACCAGAACATCTCAAGTGAGAAGGAAAAGCTACTGGAAGTGCAGCATCAGCTGCAGGAGAAGCTGCGGTGCCATGAGGCAGAGTTGCAGCACCTTCGGAATATGGTGGCCTCCTTGCAAGAAAGTGATGAAAAGGTAATAGGAGGGCCAGGTGATGGAAAGTGTAGGCAGGCAGGACCCTTGGGGAGGTGAGAGCACAGAAATATGGGTGTGTTAGAAGCTCTGTGGAGTAGCTCCTGGTAAGGGAGCAAAGAGGTGTGCCAGGAAATCCCTTCTGTAGGAGTCACAATGCCCACGGCTTCCTttgattttaaatcagaaaatcagTCTAGGAAGCCCCTTTCTTGCCCCAACTCCCCCAAAAAGGAAGCCCTACAAGTACTGGGTTTTGAGCCAATTAGGGATGGGTCCATCTGAGGTCTCCTTGGCTAGAATGAAATCAGAGCTAGAAAGGATGGGAGGATGGAACCCCAGTCCCCAAAGTACATAGCAGGTTACCTGGGATGATGGTCGGTCCTGCCTCTCCCAACCAGAACAAAAAGATTCAAGTCCAGTTTCGTGAGGTGAAGCAGCTGTACGAGTCTAGCGCGAATGAGTTGGAGCAGCAGAAGCACATGTCCAACCAGCTAGAGCAGGACCTCTTGCTCTGCCAACTGGAACTAAAAGAGCTCAAGAACACCCAGAACATTCCTGAGGACAAGGGAAAGTGTTTCAATAAGGTAATTACAGTGCAGAGTGAAAAGCACTCCTGGGCATCTGCTTTGCAGAGAGGAGGTACAGCGGCAAGAGATGAAGTCCTCAATCAAGAGCCTTAGTGGGCTTCCTAGGCAGCAAAAAGAGGCAGAGACACATGTTGCCAGAGCGCAAAGTACATCTAGATCCCAGCAATTACACACCTGGCTGTTTTCACGCATAATTCTATGTATGTAGATGTTTGCACATTGATTTAGCAACTGCAGTGATATCAGGCCATTTGTGGAGAAGAACATACACATAGGTTCATGTTACTGTTGGAACTAGAAAGCTGAGCCAGTTTTCTGAGGCAGATTGCAAGTACTCTGTCTAGAGTGCTGCTTGAGTATT from Urocitellus parryii isolate mUroPar1 chromosome 3, mUroPar1.hap1, whole genome shotgun sequence carries:
- the Ccdc136 gene encoding coiled-coil domain-containing protein 136 isoform X8, with amino-acid sequence MEAGAGAGAGAAGWSCPGPGPTVTTLGSYEVSEGCERKKGQRWGSLERRGMQAMEGEVLLPALYEEEEEEEEEEEVEEEEQVQKSGSVGSLSLGKHRGLSLTETELEELRAQVLQLVAELEETRELAGQHEDDSLELQGLLEDERLASAQQAEVFTKQIQQLQGELRHLREEISLLEREKESELKEIEQELQLAQTEIQNLRQAAADSASEHESDMASLQEDLCRMQNELEDMERIRGDYEMEIASLRAEMETKTSESTSSPTDFSGLQEELQQLRDSYQFLNEEYRTLKESNSSLTGQLAQLESERTRKATEKWLECQTAKSMISSESQTSEVDFLEPDPEMHLLRQQLLDAEQQMHNMQSKCKELSCELQELQHHRRVSEEEQKRLQKELKCAQNEVLRFQSSHTVMQNMFGMWKPMAFLAIAAVALYVLPSMRPQESEFCLME